Genomic DNA from Chlorocebus sabaeus isolate Y175 chromosome 6, mChlSab1.0.hap1, whole genome shotgun sequence:
ACCCCATTCATGGGATGGGGGGACTGTAGTCCCTGGGCAAAATGAGCTCCTGGGGCTCATCCGTAGATTttgtttggactttttttttttttttttgagacagagtcttgctgtctctccccagctggagtacagtggcgcgatcatagctcattgcagcctcgacctcctgggcgcAAGCTTCTcactttagcttcctgagtaggtaggactacagactcgggactaatttttgtaattttgtagagatgagaggtctcactatgttgcccaggctgatctggaactcctggcttcaagtgatcttcccacctgggcctcccaaagtgatgagattacaggcgtgacctcTCAAAGTGATAGTTACAAGCAAACTGATTGATTGATGTATTCAATAGTGGTTATTGctgagcacaatggctcatgcatgtgatgctagcactttgggaggccgaggcgggagtatcgcttgagcccaggagttccagaccagcctgggcaacatggtgggtgcccgtctctacaaaaaatacaaaaattagctgggcatggtgccgcgGCTAATTTGTATTTCAGAGGTAGAGGGGCAGGGGGAGGATCGCCTAAGGGATGTGTGAGAGAAAAAGGCATTGAGGATGAATccaaggtttgttttttttcttttgtttcttttttgagaggagagtctcgctctgtcgcccaggctggagtgcagtggcgcgatctccgctcactgcaagctccgcctccgggttcacgccattctcctgcctcagcctcccgagtagctgggactacaggtgcccgccaccacgcccggctaattttttgtatttttagtagagacggggtttcaccgtgttagccaggatggtttccatctcctgacctcgtgatccgcccgtcttggcctcccaaagtgttgggattacaggcgtgagccaccacccggCCGAATCCGTTTTTGATTTGATTATCCAGAAAGATGGAATTGCTGTTAGCTGAGATGAGGAAGACTGTGGAAGAGCAGGTTGGAGTGTCAGGGCCTTGGTTTTTGACATGTTATATTTAGTATTAGGTGGAAGTTAGACATCAGGTGGAGGAGTGACTGAGGCAGATAGATCAGAGTCTGCAATTCAGAGGACAGACTCAAGGCTGGAGAAGCAGGCGTCCTCAGTGTAGAGCAGGCACCTAAGACTGGGTGAAATCTTCACGTAGGTGAGTATAGCCAGAAAGGAGAGGATCCAACAATTAAAATCACGGGCtctttgctctattgcccaggctggagtgcctcggctcactgcaacctccgccttctgggttcaagtggttctcctgcctcagtctcccaagtagctgggattacaggtatgcaccaccacgcctgactaattttttatttttaggagagatggggtttcaccatgttggtcaggctggtctcgaactcctgacctcgtgatctgcccaccttggccttccaaaatgctgggattacaggtgtgagccaccgcacctggcccaaactcATGTGCTCTCTTCATGAGGGCAAGTTGGCAGACAGGCAGGAGCATAGGAGACTAGCAGGAGCCACCAGTGAGGCAGAGGACAGGGAGCACATGGGGTCCTGAGAGCCACATGTGCTTTCAGGGGAGGAAGGATCCCTCAAATCAGAAGACTGCCATTAGGATTTGCAGTATGGAGCCACCAGTGACCTCAGTTTGGAGGCAAGGGGCGTAGAGAGATGGACAGGAATGCAGATGGCTGTACACTAAAACAGTCTGCAAAGAAATGCATCATAGCTGGAAGAGGATgaagagactttctttttttccccctttttaaatgAGGAGAGAGGTAATAACAAGTGTGTGAGAGTGATTCAGTGGAGCTGGAAAATTCGATGTTGCTCAAAGAAAAGGGGATGGGAGCCAGGGCAGAATGAACAAATTGTTTTTGCAGGAACATACTTCCATAGTAAAGGAGGCATGCcgaagctgggagtggtggcgcacacctgttgtcctagctactgggtaggctgaggccagaggattgagGCTTCGgcaagctgtgatcatgccactgcactccagcctgggcaacagagcgagacctcatctcttaaataaataaagacagtgGGTGGATGGCTGAATGAGTTGGTCCTAGGAGCTGTCTTTGGACTGCTTCTATTTACTCAGTGAATTGGAAGCATCACAGTTAAGAGCTGGGGGTGCAGTTAAGAgctaggtgcaatggctcacgcctgtaattccagcactttgggaggctaaggcgggcggatcacgaggtcaggagatcgagaccatcctggctaacacggtgaaaccccgtctccactaaaaatacaaaaaattagccacacgtggtagtgcacacgtctgtagtcccagctactcgggaggctgaggcaggagaatcgtctgaacccgggaggcggaggttgcagtgagtcgagatcacaccactgcactccaggctgcgcggcagagcaagactccgtctcaaaaacaaacaaacaaaaagagttgGGGGTGTTACATAGGAAGTGATCAgcaaataatgaatgaaactCCACTGTTTATTCTGGAAGATCCTGGCAGACTGCTGACCTCCCCTGCCACAGAGGAACGATGCTAGAACCAggagtcgtgtgtgtgtgtgtgtgtgtgtgtgtgtgtgtgtgtgttggaggaggTGCCATAGGAGGCTCAGGGATGGCAAGCACAGTGCCCTGACCACCGTGCCTAGCAGGGGAGTTGGGCTCAGTGGTAACTGCTGCTGTTTCCCCACCCACCTGCCTCCTGGACATCTGTTCCTGGATATCCCGGTGCCACCCAACCCCATCATTTTCTCCAAAACCCTGTTCTTCCTCTGTGTTACACATCAGAGAATGATGCCATCTTCTCCCTCTAGCCACTGTGTCCCCACCACAAACCTGGGAGTCATCCTGGACTTTCCTCCTCTCGTCATACTCACTCGCTCCGCTGCCATGTCTCGCCCTCTGCCATCTCTACCCCAACAACCCTGTCCTGGCTGTGCCTTTGTCTTCATCCAGATTGTGACTCACACCACAGTCCCTCAAAAGCCCAGGGTGACTTTACCCTTTCACTCCTTGTAGCTCCCAGGATCCATCCAAACACCCAGAACCCTCCCACctgtccctcctctctcctccacctGCCAGGGGACAGACAGCTGCCCCTGAGCCTTCACACAGTGTTCCTCTACTCAGAGGTGCTTGTTCCTACTTCTCTGCCCTGCAGTCTGTCATCTGGATGGAGGCCATCAGATGCCCTGAGTGTCACTCTTCGTGGATGGTACTTACATGTCCCTTGACAAGAGGAGCGGCCAGTATAAAATCACCAGCTCCTAGGCTCTTAGGCTCCACCCGGCCCTGAACAGCTGGCTTGTCTTGGAGTCTCTTGGGCCACTCTCCCCAGGAACAGTGGCTTCCTTGTATTGGCGCCAGCGATGATGGGCCAGCTCTGTGCTAAGTACTTACCATTCCTGGTGTCAACCTCACAAGTCTCCTCTGTGATAGCAACCTTATTTcgatctttgtttttttttttttgagacggagtctcgcgcgaTAGCAACCTTATttcgatctttttttttttttttttgagatggagtctcgcactgtcgcccaggctggagtgcaggtgtgatctcagctcactgcagtctctgcctctcgggctcaagtgattctcctgcctcagcctcctgagtagctggggttataggcacctgccactacacccagctaatttttgtatttttagtagagatggggtttcaccatagtagtcaggctggtctcaaactcctgacctcgtgatccacccgcctcagcctcccaaagtggacaCACCcgaccttttttccctttttttttttttttttttttttgatgcagggtttcatcttgttgcctaggctagagtgcagtgcctggatcataactcactgaaacctgaaactcgtgggctcaagcgatcctcccatctcagcctcccaagtagctgggactacaggcttgcaccaccatgcctggctaatttttaattttttttttttttttttagagatgaggcctcactctgttgcccaggctggtatccagctcctggcgtcaagtgatcctctcaccttagcttcccaaagtgctgtctggaattacaggtgtgagccaccatgtctggccttgtctctgttttatggatgaggaaactgtggcacAGAGAGCTTAAGTAACCTGCCCAGGTCATGCAGTAGGTGAGAGAGACGGGGTTAGAGCCTCCGCTCACCCCTTCCATCCAGAGTGGGACAGGGGATTTCCCTCCTGTCTCGGGACTAAGGGCCTCATCGCTCAAGGGCAGAGGCCCCGGGACCATAGTGCAAGTCCCAGACCCTCTTTCTGGCCTGCTTTCTAGAGCATTGAGCGGGGGGGCTGCGTGGTTTCCTCAAACCACTGACATCTGCCACTCCCCACAGGCTCATCCATCTGCAGACATGGGGCGCAGAAAGTCCAAACGAAAGCCGCCTCCCAAGAAGAAGATGACGGGCACCCTCGAGACCCAGTTCACCTGCCCCTTCTGCAACCACGAGAAATCCTGTGATGTGAAAATGTGAGTGGGGAATGGGGCAAGGGATCCATCCTCCCCACCACCTCCTCCCTGCTGTTCTCCATCCTGCCCCTTGCCTCCCTTGGGGAAGGCGTCATCACCCACAGGCCCCGGGCACATTGCTCACCAGTCCCTTCTCTTGGTCTGTTTCAGGGACCGTGCCCGCAACACCGGAGTCATCTCTTGTACTGTGTGCCTAGAGGAATTCCAGACGCCCATAACGTGTATCCTTAGAAACCTGGGCTTTTTCCAGAGGATGGAGAGGGGGCTGGAGTCCGGACCCTGCTCCTCTGGCCCACTGTGTGCCCTGGTGCAGGGCAC
This window encodes:
- the ELOF1 gene encoding transcription elongation factor 1 homolog isoform X2, translating into MEAIRCPECHSSWMAHPSADMGRRKSKRKPPPKKKMTGTLETQFTCPFCNHEKSCDVKMDRARNTGVISCTVCLEEFQTPITYLSEPVDVYSDWIDACEAANQ
- the ELOF1 gene encoding transcription elongation factor 1 homolog isoform X1, which codes for MGRRKSKRKPPPKKKMTGTLETQFTCPFCNHEKSCDVKMDRARNTGVISCTVCLEEFQTPITYLSEPVDVYSDWIDACEAANQ